The genomic region ctcgatctcgcggtgcactcgtggtgcagccagtcgcgactgtgccgcagtgacgaacggacggggttttgtttttttaataaccgcgcgattttttcactaaaaaaaagttcaagtacatatttaagcacaaagtaggcaaatgacaagtacatatttaaacacaaagtaagcaaatgtaattaaaatgccggaggcgggcagccctgtcgcatgtttacgtaccgagCTGCTGTagatatttatttcaaagatacggccgagttacattactgtatagataacattaccgtgccctagctaagtccctacctagctaCCGGCTCCAACATCCCCAGACATACATACCTGGAATGAGATCTCTTGGCTGACGGTCGCGCTGTGAGACATAACAGCGCGTCGGTCGTGCGCGTTCTGACCGCCGAAGTAATAGATGTCATCTAATGAGTAGAAGCTGTCCGATGCGTCCACGCGGTTCGTTTGCATCATTTCGTACGCCACGCGGCCGACCTGACgaggaaatattttatttatttactagcttatgctcgcgacttcgtccgcgtggactacacaaatttaaaacccctatttcaaccctttaggggttgaattttcaaaaatcctctctaagcggatgcctatgtcataatacctatctgcatgccaaatttcagcccaatccgtccagtagtttgagctgtgcgttgatagatcggtgcGAGCGGTAAAATTGTACACTTACTGATGGccaaattattaatttgtttatgatatagtggtgatacgagggttctaaacgcgcccaggtctgagaagagcccacaacaaactcagtatatattatagattaatGTACCTGACTACTAAAAGTGCAGACGAGGTAGTCGCACATGGCCAACATGTGCAAGTCGACTAACAGTCCAGTCAAGGACAGGGGGGTGTATCTTCGATGAGTGGCCGCCGTTTTCGCTATCGACGGATCGCCCAGGAACTCGTAATCCGGGTATTTTTTTCTAGCGTCTTCTAATACCTGAAAAACACATTTGTTCACCATTAATATAGACAGAAAGAGATGCAAAGATCTAAGAcgaatcatcaaaatcgaagATGTAGTCATCGAAACCGAAATACTGAAATGGAGATGGACTAGACACATTGCTTCGAGACTTCTCTCGAAGCAATGTGTCTAGTGGACCAAAGCAtcgcacgtggccgccattttagtgacgtcagcattagactgaagtttcgagctgatggtatattttcaattcggctgacgtcatttcgatgttaatgagacatggctccagcgcaatagcaaattGCAGGACTTATATCAGGCCGCAGTGTTGTGCGAAAGCGACGACGACGAGTATGTGTGTGAAAGTTTGACGATCTTCCTAGCGCAGTgttaagcactgtggtcttaatagtgggaggttccgggttcgattcctcgcaggggtttgagattttataatttcaaaaatttctggtctggtctggtgggaggcttcggtcgtggctagttaccaccataccggcaaagccgtgccgccaagcgatttagcgttccggtacgatgccttttagaaaccaaagtggcatgagtttaataaaaactgccataccccttccagtttagtctgcttctatcttagactgcatcatcacttaccaccatttgagattgcagacaagggcttacttgtatttgtattaaaaaaaaatgaattttaactGCACTTTATTGCGTCCTAACAAAgtcgttatttatttaaacaactgtGGATTGATCCTTCTGTGCCTGAAAGAACTGGGTAACACTATGAATTAGTATAAAGTGAGCACTCACATTAGCGTCGTCCGTGGCCAAGTAAACCCTTCTCTTGTCGACGTACTGTGAGAGCTCTAGCGTCGCGTAGTAGTCTTTGACGTGCAGCATGTACTCATCTATGTGGTGGAAGGCTGCTTCTGTGCCCACTTTGTCCGTCCGTCGTATGTGCACACTGTGGAAAAGAATCTTCTAGAATATACGAGaatcaattttaaataaaaaattaaaaaaattaaaaaaaaatacatatcaaaaattgtggaaccggcaggattcaaaCCTACGTCTTCTGGGTTCCCGCCTGACctcttgaccgctaggccacggccTCGCTTACAAGTGTTGTACAGGTTCGCCAAATGCATTGCCCAAGTGTTGGGCCAAGTGTGATTTCAGTCACTCACCCGACGATAGGAGTCTTGAAGTTCATCTTGGCTATGGTGTCGTTGATCGCCTTCTGCATGGCTTGGCGCGGCTTCAGCACGTACTTCAGCATCTGCCCCACCCACCACGACGACGGGTCACCGTTGAACCGTACTATCCTGAaccatattaaaataatatctaataagTTAAATGTAAAATAGTAACTTTGGCCATTTATTTCCACCCGAGCCGGAGGCAAGGGCAGACATTTAAGTCAAGGATAAAGTGAGTTTCTATTCTaattgcgaggaaatgaaacTCTATGTGAGCACTCTCTATTTTCCGTCTTATAGTTCCCTTCACCTCTTCTGGGCAATGCGTGTGCTCTAGTGATAAATCGACAAATCACCCATTGCGCAGGTACAAGGTCTTTTAACGTTTCATCAACTGGATTATATCAAGATACTAGaatatgcgcgcgacttcgtccgcgtggatttaggtttttaaaaatcccatgggaactctttaattttccgggataaaaagtaggctatgttcttccccgggatataagctaactctgtactaagtttcatcaaaatcagtccaacggttgggccgtgcaaagctagcagacagacagacagacagacacactttcgcatttataatattagtatggatttctttTGCGATGTGAGATGTCATTTGACCGTAATCGCCCAGCCGTAGCcagtttatcataatattatctcaatTTTGACTTGATTGTGAGTTGAAAAATATTTCAGAATATATACGtccaatttaaaaatttaagtacctatgtgcCAAATCCGTAGGGACTGCTAGAGGCAGGAACTTTGGCTTCTGCGTGATTGAGTCGATGAACGGCAGCGACACCACCTTTGCGTCATACGCGGCTGTGACAATGacaaacaaaacaatacaaTGATTTCAAATGCAAGAAATTATTGAGCAAGAGTGTCTCTTTAAGCTGTACATTTATAGCTTGACTATCTGATATCCGCCTGGTTTTAGGTCTTTAAATATCCCTACGGCGTACATCGATTTCTGAAAGTTATTCAAACaattgtaatattaaatttGATTGTACTTATGGTGTATTGTTGATGACTTGTGCGGAACTGTTAAGGACTTGAGTGGTTTTGCTGTCGACTAGTGCGGTATTGTTGAGGACTTGTGCGGACAAGTCGACAGCAAAACCGCACAAGTCCTCAACAACATCGCACAAGTCAGGAGGTAGGTATACAACAAATTCTTTACCAGGCCATTGCACCACTTTGTCGTCATAGGCCGAGGTGCAGCTGTCAGAGATGGGGTGGAAGACGTACTCCCAGCCCTTGTTGTTGTACCTCCAGCCTTTTGAGTTGAGGATTAAGGTTCTCTCCGTTGCATACGCGAATATAAGGCAGTATACTATGTGGTGGAGTTGGCAACCGAAGCCGCAACCCTGAAACCAATAGGCAATTTTGTCAAGATTTTTTTTCCTCCAACATGTTGGAGGCTTTTGTAGGTCGGTACTATGAATGGTTTTTTCCTTTTTCGTTTTCCTGTAATTTATTGTTACTTGCTACCGTTCGTTGGGGATTGTTACATTGAACAAAGCTacatcttaattaattattgtctaAGCTTACAATAATCTGGTAAGTATGTACAAtatatagtgcattcaaaataaactggcgtgattccacttgagaccgtcattagcaataacaataggattacattcaacatgccacgtaaacaataggggtaataaaccaaacactagttacgtaagggcggctacctggagcgggggttgaaggcagaagtccctttttggttacgaaaatgatttaattaggacattcgtgtcgaTGTTGAgacacgaaggcctttacttaactatatcttatctaaattacaaatactacttatgctagattaatgataccttaaaactaactctatcgattttatatcgatttcccctctaccgttctgtggtcggttagcaccagagatcacgtacagagctggctgcagaccttgatgactctatgtgccggaacgtgatgagatggcatatttccacacgtagctggactgctagacgacatgttagctcccccggcTATGCCTGGGttctatatagataggtaaggatagctgtatccgtaacacCTCCACCCTCAGTGCGGCGAccattgtagtaattttaacggaAATGTCGCCCGAACGTCCTCGGAGGTTTCCACCCTCAGTCTGGAGGGCTGCTGCTGGACTTCGTTCGTGAAGATGAAGCATCTGTAATGGGCTAGTCGAGTCGTACCGTTGAAAGTGAAGCCGAATATTGCGGCATACTGGTAGTATTGAAGTAGTTCTTAATTCATGGATAATGGTTGAGCTGCTTTCTCTGAGCCTCCTTAGACAGAGAGATAGGCGTGGATTATCACGTTTCATCTATCTCCTGTGACAGTAGTTGATGTGTTCTCCGGATAAATTGGTTCCTCAGTGAGTGATATTTTCTGCTCACGTAGTTTTGAAGACCTGACcttcgggcattcagcctcAATGTAAATGAAAACCTTAGAATTGGTTGATATAAAAATGTGCATATGGTACTATAACTACTacgataggtatattaaaagcaaAGTGGTATAATTGACAGAATGTACTAATTAATTCGAgctaaattgataaaaaaatctgaactaaatgtaatgtaaaaagaAACCTAAGGACTACAACTGCATGAATTTTGTTAAATGATAAGCTAACTGTCTACTCGTTATAACTAGATAGGTAACTATgacttattatatacctacttacttttagaaagaactttttaaaattatattatatttttgaataaggtgtaggtaagtacattgagTTATCAATGATCTAACCATTTCTACTTACTTTTGATCTGGGAATGATGTAGGTTCTGCTCAAGATTTCTTGCATATTTTCGGTTCAAGGCACGAAAATTTACAGGAAGTGagcattaggtatacctactttatgctAAATTTGCTCATTATTCTATAGTCACAATGTGACACAAGTAAGAGCTTTCTTAACCTTTTTACAGTTAGTGGTACACCTAGTTTTGCTATAATttagaagaaataataaattctaaaatGTAAAAGGTCTATAGTAAAGAATGTATATATGTGttgaaataattatctaattgcaaaaactaattattttaaagatatagTGTTATAGTTCTTGGTAAAACATAGGAATATAGTAGTCCTATCGGTTGGCTGAAAGTTGATCGTGTGAAAAGACAAATTCTATATCTTTGTAATTTAATGTCTGGAAAGAATTGcacatacctatctaattaatttactttattacctgtcttttaaaacgtgattttgtaaaggGACCGCGAATTTTCTTTcgtgtatataaatgtatagtaTGGTGTTGGGAATTCGAGGTTTGGTTAGGAATTTTGGAAATAGGATTCTGTACCTTCGTATGCTTAGTGTTAATTTGACTTAAACTCGGCTTTTCCTGTGACTTTGcctgtaattttgatttttccaaATGATTAACGGACCTGGATTTATTTAACGGGGTATCCGCGTTCGTTTCTGaaacctttttattaataattgtataatcGTATTCACTTAACTTTAAATTCCATCGCGTAATACGTGGACCTAATTCTTTGAACTtgagtaaattttgaaaattagaaatcaaattaaactttttaccaAAAAGATACGGCCTAAAGTATTTTGTGGCCCAGActattgcaagaagttcttttttattcgtaggatatttagtttcactatcATTCAAAGTTCTGGAAGAGTATGCAATAGGCATATCGGCGCCAAGAGGGCCTTGCGTAAGCGTTGCACTTAAAGTGGTTTCTGATGCGTATGtagttaaatttaattcttttccaAAATCTGTATATGCTAGGATAGgcatatttttaacaagaatTTGACACTGTCTGAAACAATTAACGAATTctgaatcaaaatttaatttcgctCCTTTCTTCAAGCACGATGTTAAAGGCTTGGTCACACTTGCGAAGTCGGGTATGAATCTTCTGTAAAAGCCAAGGATGCCTAAAAATTCCTTAATCTGCTGGCGATTTTTAGGTAAtgggtaatttaaaatatgtaaaacataATGTGGGTTTGGTTTTATACCATCTGGAGAATACATGTGACAGAATGGCGTTTCGCGTTTGAAAAATTCAGATTTATCTAACTGGATTtttaaattgaagtttctaaatCGTTCGAACGAATCTCGCAAATTGAGTATGTGTTCCTGTAaggatgttgaaaaaattacaattttgtcaaaaaggGTTGTACAATTTGGTAGGCCTTGAAGGACACTGTCCATAAGATCTTCGGAAATTGTATATGAATTTTGTATATCTAAAGTCGTAAAGTACAAAGACCTCCCGATTTTATCCAGAAAGTTGGTAAAATCACTCGGAttctttttatctaatttattaagttGTCGGAAATCGACAgttaaattacctatattagaaATAAATACATCTGGAAATTCTTTACAAAGGTTAATTAAATTCATTGTCTCCTCTGCATTTAACTGTTCTATGGGCAAACGTGATATTATGAAATCGTAATTCTGCCTATCGTCAGCAACGGtgtcaatttcattttcacacCGGGTCGGCACGTATTGTTGGGAATTATAATATTGgtccgatatattattatacacaggAATTTTACGTTCCGGAGTTTCCAGTGTACTGTGTAGATTTAAGTCCACCTGTGGGCAAATTTTTGAATCAGGGTGAGGTTGGCATGGGATATAAGTGCTTGAAGGGTATTGAGGTTCTGAAGGAATGTGTTTTTGGGACATTGAGTATTTTCGTGATCTAGAAGGGAAATTcgtaccactataataatttcgctgtgaataaaaataataaggtcTACGAGTATGCttatgataattttgaaaaaatttagttctgttctgtagatgtattatatttaattcttctttggcAAATTCAAGAGCAGTTTGCAGCGTGGGGGGTCTCATACACCTTACTCTTGACCCTAAAGGTTCTCTTAAACCTTTTAAGAACGttttaagggctaacttttgatagagtgttatttttacttcgaCAGTAGTTTTGACAGTTTCGTGTAGCTCTACATACGTAATAAGTGTGCagagtaaattttgaactttttcgtaaaatatttGTACTGTATCTGGACCCTGAATTAAATATGATAAGTCTGTTAGTAAGGTTATTTCATCTCGGTAATCGGAAAAACTGTTAACTAatgtatctttaattttattccaaTCATCGGAAATTCCGTAGGCTGATATAGTTCTTGCTGCAGATCcggtaattttattaagaattcCGCTAATCAAGGAAAGGTTTGAAAGCTCATACTCTTGACCTGGATTTAAAAATGAGCGCACTAATTGGTcggctaaattaataaatctcgTTAAAGTATAAGAATTTCCATCAAAATTCGGTAAAAACTTAAGTGACTTATTTATTCTATCTAACAAATCTACTTTGCTAAGTTccgtcattttttaaatattctaaacTGTCCTACCTAAAggtatcaaataattaaattaccaaAACCCAATAAAATGAAAGTATCTACTACGCGGGTgaaaatcgtaataaaaaatcgtattagttataaaattatagtaccCTGCGCAAAAGTTAATATAACAACCAATAAAAAGGATTTCATGTACTTACAAAACCAAAGTCGCTGGCGAGCTTCGATCCATCGATTTCCAGTATGACTCGAAGTCTTCAGCGGCAGCTCCTATGACAGCTGCTCCTCGTAGGTTCTGTAGTCCCGACAAGGAAGTTGACGGCGTTGACCTGATTTCAGGGGATGCACCACGACGACCTTGAACATCCAGGACTatcctaccgactgcgccagttacgtaagggcggctacctggagcgggggttgaaggcagaagtccctttttggttacgaaaatgatttaattaggacattcgtgtcgaTGTTGAgacacgaaggcctttacttaactatatcttatctaaattacaaatactacttatgctagattaatgataccttaaaactaactctatcgattttatatcgatttcccctctaccgttctgtggtcggttagcaccagagatcacgtacagagctggctgcagaccttgatgactctatgtgccggaacgtgatgagatggcatatttccacacgtagctggactgctagacgacatgttagctcccccggcTATGCCTGGGttctatatagataggtaaggatagctgtatccgtaacacactcatagagcccatttatttttaaaggagccggttcaacctcatagtgttggtacttttgaattcacccgccacgacttaatcctattgttattgttaatggtctcaagtggaaacacgccagtttattttaaatgtaagtatagtacatatttttctttcttttctctgtttttattatttataaaattttcttttttatatctaTTTTGTAAAGTTAGGCTTCTGTTGCATGtgtgaatttttagggttccttaaccgaagggtgccaacgggagctccgctgtccgtccgtctatctgtcagcgggctgtatctcgtgtaTCGTAACAGTTATGTAGAAAGCTCGTAAAGGAGATCGTGATTGAAGTGAGTCTACGATGTTTAGTGGAGCGAAGGTCGAGTAGGTGAAGCTAAAGGGCCGACGAAGCGAGTCTTCTTAGCCCATTTTAGTCGAATGCAAccgatacatctaatgtgataCAAGTAATGTGCGTGAGCTGTTTTTTCGCTTAGTGAGCGTTTTCAGTCTTTGGTTGTAAGATAtctaaaatacataaaaggaaaaggtgactgactgatctatcaacgcacagctcaaactactggacggatcgggctgaaatttggcatgcagatagctattatggcgtaggcatccgctaagagaggatatttgaaaactcaacccctaaggtggtgcaatagggctttgaaatttgtgtagtccacgcggacgaagtcgcgagcataagctagtaggtacatataaataaGGTAATCGAATTGAGGAAAATGTGCTAATTTCACTCGACTATGAGAAATTAAGAAGGAAGGTTACATCAATAAAACAATTACAttgtataatgttttttttgcaaACTTATAATCGTGCTAAAtccataaataataaaaccttGTTTGTGAAAGTCAATAATATTATTCAGTAGTATAAGTGACCTTAGACTGCAATTAAGATAaccaatggtactgattctgagcacaacctaattttagagtattcgcatcctcttctcactaatgtaatatgaaaaggacggatgtagtttgacagttttaaatataatttttagatggtataaaacccgtgattttagcgcacagtcgcgagcatactgttttaatttgtagcgtgcactaaaatttagagtctttaaatgtaaagttcatgttctgtccctttttagcattgttaaaaagaaaaggatgcagacactctaaatttagtttagagaaagacaacggaatcggtgccattatctCTCTCTTGATCTAGATAAGATCTAAGATCTTATATTCATCTAACGTGAAAATAATAACGGTGTCATGTACGTATGTTTGTCCATGTGCGCGTGACTTACACGGGATATGTCATATAATTAGTTGagcaaatatattaaatacGTGCAAAGTACGGAGGGGTCTCGGGGTGATAACCCATTTCGTCATATTTGGACATGTTTTGGACTTGTAGACGCTAATAAGCAAACTAGAATTCATTATACTAAAGTAAGAAAAACACTACTAAATTATATTTTGCCTGTTACGTACAAGAACTGATTTCCGGCAAGATTCTGCTTAGAAAgcggtttttagagttccgtacctcaaaaggaaaaaaggaaaggatcgctttgttgtctgtccgtctgtctgtcgtgtctgtcaagaaaaccgatAAGGTACTATTCGCTGGccagaatcatgaattttgacaggtagataggtcttatagcagacattaggggaaaaatctgaaaaccgtgaatttgtggtcacatcacacaaaaaaaattaaattatggtcatgaactaataattagcattttcaattttccaagtaagataactata from Maniola hyperantus chromosome 16, iAphHyp1.2, whole genome shotgun sequence harbors:
- the FucT6 gene encoding alpha-(1,6)-fucosyltransferase; translated protein: MMKLYPTGHSGLNGYFMMYLSKWKRIAVLLLIIWIAVTYLVISPLRCDGSSEDASDFQERLKAVSHQLESLKQHHSNLIAQIKKSSGLNVNLNDLETSALLHNGGGASEEYENLRRRIYSNTKEIWYFVNHELTKLKGEDAPAEKIQAILDQVADRKRSLLSDQQKLIEIDGYHEWRRTEAANVSDLIQRRLKSLQNPPDCRDARKVICNLNKGCGFGCQLHHIVYCLIFAYATERTLILNSKGWRYNNKGWEYVFHPISDSCTSAYDDKVVQWPAAYDAKVVSLPFIDSITQKPKFLPLAVPTDLAHRIVRFNGDPSSWWVGQMLKYVLKPRQAMQKAINDTIAKMNFKTPIVGVHIRRTDKVGTEAAFHHIDEYMLHVKDYYATLELSQYVDKRRVYLATDDANVLEDARKKYPDYEFLGDPSIAKTAATHRRYTPLSLTGLLVDLHMLAMCDYLVCTFSSQVGRVAYEMMQTNRVDASDSFYSLDDIYYFGGQNAHDRRAVMSHSATVSQEISFQVGDLIGIAGNHWNGFGRGTNKRTNLNGLIPWYKTADHLVLYPFPDYKHVPQYPDTRQKDL